The genomic interval GAAGTATCAATCGATAGTATCAGCAGACACGCGAAGGCCGCGCATCTCCCGCTCAGTCGGGGAGGCCGGCGCCGGTGAGCTGGGCGGGAGCGGGGGGCTTGGCGAGCACCTTCTCCAGGAACTCCACCTTCTCCGCCATGCGCGCGAGGTCGGCTTCCGTGGCGCCCAGGCGGTCCGTCGTGTGGCTCAGGCGCGCCTCGAGCGAGCGCACCAGCTCGGTGTCGCCGCCGCGCGGGTTGCCGGACGAGATGCGCGCCGCCACCGCCTTTGCGAGGGGACGGAAGACGGCGACGCCCGAGCCGAGCACGAGGGCCATCGCGATCAGGTCACCGGGATGCATCATGGGCGGGGCTCCAGGCGAAAGGTCGGTGAGAAGGAGGCGGATGCGTCGCGGAGGAAAGCTGCGGTAGATACGGGCTGAGGCGCCCGGTTTCACATCCGCCAGGCGTCTTCCACGTGGTCGATCACGGGCTCGCCGCCGCCGCGGACGAGCACGGAGACGGCATCGAAGCGGTAGGTGTCGCCGGGCGCGCCGTTGCGCTCGATCCAGGCGCCCGCCACCTGCTGGATCTCGCGGCGCTTCTTCGCGGTGATGGCCTCCAGCGGGTGGCCGAAGCCCAGGCCGGCGCGCGTCTTCACCTCCACGAACGCGACGACCTCGCCGCGGCGCGCGACGAGGTCGATCTCCTTGTGGCCCAGCCGGAAGTTGCGCGCCAGCACCGCCCACCCCGCGGCGGACAGGTGCCGCGCGGCGATCTCTTCGCCGCGGTCGCCGAGGGGCTTGTTGGACATGCGCGGCGGCGGCGGGCTACACCAGCTGCGGGGCGAGCGTGGGCGCCAGCTCGCGGCCGATGGCACCGGCGATGGCCGCGATCTGGTCCATCAGCTCGTCGAACTGGTTGGGGAAGAGCGACTGCGCGCCGTCGCTCATCGCGCGCTCCGGGTCCGGGTGCACCTCGATCATCAGCCCGTCCGCCCCGGCGGCGACCGCGGCGCGCGCCATGGGGATCACCTTGGCGCGGAGGCCCGTGCCGTGGCTGGGGTCGGCGATGATGGGCAGGTGCGAGAGCGAGTGGACCACGGGGATGGCGGTGAGGTCCAGCAGGTTGCGCGTGTGCGTGTCGAAGCCGCGCACGCCGCGCTCGCACAGGATCACCTGCCCGTTGCCCTCGGCCAGGATGTACTCGGCAGAGAGCAGCAGGTCCTTGACGGTGGCGGCCATGCCGCGCTTGAGCAGCACAGGCTTCCCCGCCCGCCCGGCGCGCCGCAGCAGC from Longimicrobiaceae bacterium carries:
- a CDS encoding YraN family protein; amino-acid sequence: MSNKPLGDRGEEIAARHLSAAGWAVLARNFRLGHKEIDLVARRGEVVAFVEVKTRAGLGFGHPLEAITAKKRREIQQVAGAWIERNGAPGDTYRFDAVSVLVRGGGEPVIDHVEDAWRM